One Gordonia mangrovi genomic region harbors:
- a CDS encoding gluconeogenesis factor YvcK family protein encodes MSAPQESADGHMRIVALGGGHGLYATLTAMRYLSPDVTAVVTVADDGGSSGRLRAELGVIPPGDLRMALSALMSAPAALAARSDGPTPHGPSAHELWASIFQHRFGGRGALAGHPIGNLLLAGLTEVTGDPVAALDELVAVFDIDGRVLPMSAVPLDIEADVSGLESDPRISRCIRGQVAVATTPGKVRRVRLLPNDPPATPEALQAIRSADLVVLGPGSWFSSVIPHVLVPEQLAALRETNGRRVLFVNLAPEPGETTGFSVERHLHVLHAHADVLRVDDIVVDAASVPAGRERDHLIRAAELFGARLHAGDLAIPGRHVHDPEKVATLVKQLCEGELSRYAVRAQES; translated from the coding sequence ATGAGCGCCCCGCAGGAGTCCGCGGACGGGCACATGCGGATCGTCGCGCTCGGCGGGGGGCACGGCTTGTACGCGACGCTCACCGCGATGCGCTACCTCAGCCCCGACGTCACGGCGGTGGTCACCGTGGCCGACGACGGTGGCTCGTCCGGACGGTTGCGGGCCGAACTGGGCGTCATCCCGCCGGGTGATCTGCGGATGGCGCTGTCGGCGTTGATGTCCGCACCGGCGGCGCTCGCGGCTCGGTCCGACGGGCCGACCCCGCACGGCCCCTCGGCGCACGAACTGTGGGCGAGCATCTTTCAGCACCGGTTCGGCGGTCGGGGCGCGCTGGCCGGTCACCCCATCGGCAACCTGCTGCTGGCCGGCCTGACCGAGGTCACCGGCGATCCCGTGGCAGCGCTTGACGAACTCGTCGCCGTCTTCGACATCGATGGCCGGGTGCTGCCCATGTCGGCGGTGCCCCTCGACATCGAAGCCGACGTCTCCGGACTGGAGAGCGACCCGCGGATCAGCCGCTGCATCCGCGGTCAGGTGGCGGTGGCGACCACCCCGGGCAAGGTTCGTCGGGTCCGGCTGCTGCCGAACGACCCGCCGGCAACGCCCGAGGCACTCCAAGCGATCCGGTCGGCCGACCTGGTGGTGCTGGGGCCGGGTTCGTGGTTCTCCAGCGTCATCCCGCACGTTCTGGTGCCCGAGCAACTCGCGGCGTTGCGGGAGACCAACGGACGGCGGGTGCTGTTCGTCAATCTGGCCCCCGAACCCGGTGAGACGACGGGTTTCTCAGTGGAACGACATCTGCACGTGCTGCACGCGCACGCCGATGTCCTTCGGGTGGATGACATCGTCGTCGATGCGGCGTCGGTGCCCGCCGGACGTGAGCGGGATCACCTCATCCGGGCGGCTGAGTTGTTCGGCGCACGTCTGCATGCGGGTGACCTCGCAATACCCGGTCGGCACGTGCACGACCCGGAGAAAGTCGCCACTCTGGTGAAGCAACTGTGCGAAGGTGAATTGAGTCGATACGCTGTCCGGGCGCAAGAATCGTGA
- the whiA gene encoding DNA-binding protein WhiA, with the protein MTAAVKDELSRLTVTQVSCRKAEVSALLRFAGGLHIVAGRVVVEAEVDLGNVARRLRREIFDLYGYNSDVHVLRSGGLRKGARYIVRVTKDGEGLARQTGLLDLRGRPVRGLPAQVVGGSVADAEAAWRGAFLAHGSLTEPGRSSALEVSCPGPEAALALVGAARRLGVSAKAREVRGADRVVIRDGEAIGALLTRMGANDTRLVWEERRMRREVRATANRLANFDDANLRRSARAAVAAAARVERALDILGDEVPDHLVAAGQLRITHRQASLEELGQLADPPMTKDAVAGRIRRLLSMADKKARTDGIPDTESAVTSDLLDEA; encoded by the coding sequence ATGACCGCGGCGGTGAAGGATGAGCTTTCACGACTGACCGTGACCCAGGTGAGTTGCCGCAAGGCCGAGGTGTCGGCGCTGTTGCGATTCGCCGGCGGACTGCACATCGTGGCGGGACGGGTGGTGGTCGAGGCGGAGGTCGACCTCGGCAACGTCGCGCGACGGCTGCGGCGTGAGATCTTCGACCTGTACGGCTACAACTCCGACGTCCACGTGTTGCGTAGCGGCGGTCTTCGAAAAGGTGCCCGCTACATCGTGCGGGTCACCAAAGACGGTGAGGGTCTGGCGCGCCAGACCGGACTGCTCGACCTGCGTGGCCGACCGGTCCGGGGCCTCCCGGCTCAGGTCGTCGGCGGCAGCGTCGCCGACGCCGAGGCCGCGTGGCGCGGTGCCTTCCTGGCCCACGGTTCGTTGACCGAGCCGGGTCGCTCCTCGGCACTCGAGGTCAGCTGCCCCGGCCCCGAAGCGGCCCTCGCGCTGGTCGGCGCGGCCCGCCGGCTCGGTGTGTCCGCGAAGGCACGTGAGGTGCGCGGAGCCGACCGGGTGGTCATCCGGGACGGGGAGGCCATCGGTGCGTTGTTGACCCGCATGGGTGCCAACGACACCCGGCTGGTGTGGGAGGAGCGGCGCATGCGTCGCGAGGTCCGCGCAACCGCCAACCGCCTCGCCAACTTCGACGATGCCAACCTGCGTCGTTCGGCTCGGGCCGCGGTGGCGGCGGCCGCACGGGTCGAGCGGGCCCTCGACATCCTGGGCGACGAGGTGCCCGATCACTTGGTGGCCGCCGGTCAGCTGCGCATCACCCACCGCCAGGCCTCGCTGGAAGAACTCGGCCAGCTCGCCGATCCGCCGATGACCAAGGACGCGGTCGCCGGACGTATCCGCCGGCTGCTGTCGATGGCGGACAAGAAAGCCCGTACCGACGGGATCCCCGACACCGAGTCGGCCGTCACCTCGGATCTGCTCGACGAGGCCTGA
- the gap gene encoding type I glyceraldehyde-3-phosphate dehydrogenase, producing MTVRVGVNGFGRIGRNFFRAVEAQKALGTTDIEIVAVNDLTDNATLAHLLKFDSILGRLPEDVSLEGEDTIVVGDKKIKAMAIKEGPSALPWGDLGVDVVVESTGIFTDGTKAKGHLDAGAKKVIISAPAKNEDITIVMGVNDDKYDGSQNIISNASCTTNCLGPFAKVLNDEFGIVSGLMTTVHAYTQDQNLQDGPHGDLRRARAAALNVVPTSTGAAKAIGLVLPELLGKLDGYALRVPIPTGSVTDLTAILEKSPSADEVNAAMKAAAEGPLKGILKYYDAPIVSSDIVTDPHSSLYDAGLTKVIGNQVKAVSWYDNEWGYSNRLVDLTGLVSKSL from the coding sequence GTGACTGTTCGGGTAGGCGTAAACGGATTCGGCCGGATCGGCCGCAACTTCTTCCGCGCCGTGGAAGCACAGAAGGCTTTGGGTACCACCGACATCGAGATCGTCGCCGTCAACGATCTGACCGACAATGCAACGCTCGCCCACCTGCTCAAGTTCGACTCGATCCTCGGCCGCCTGCCGGAGGATGTGAGCCTCGAGGGTGAGGACACCATCGTCGTCGGCGACAAGAAGATCAAGGCGATGGCGATCAAGGAGGGCCCGTCGGCGCTGCCGTGGGGTGATCTCGGCGTCGATGTCGTCGTCGAGTCGACCGGCATCTTCACCGACGGCACCAAGGCGAAGGGGCATCTCGACGCCGGCGCCAAGAAGGTGATCATCTCGGCGCCCGCCAAGAACGAGGACATCACCATCGTGATGGGCGTCAACGACGACAAGTACGACGGCAGCCAGAACATCATCTCCAACGCCTCGTGCACCACCAACTGCCTCGGCCCGTTCGCCAAGGTGCTCAACGACGAATTCGGCATCGTCTCCGGCCTGATGACCACCGTGCACGCCTACACCCAGGACCAGAACCTGCAGGACGGCCCGCATGGTGATCTGCGCCGTGCCCGCGCCGCTGCGCTCAACGTGGTGCCGACCTCCACCGGCGCCGCCAAGGCCATCGGCCTGGTGCTGCCGGAACTGCTCGGCAAGCTCGACGGCTACGCACTGCGCGTGCCGATCCCCACCGGCTCGGTCACCGACCTCACCGCCATCCTGGAGAAGTCGCCGTCGGCCGACGAGGTCAACGCCGCGATGAAGGCCGCTGCCGAGGGGCCGCTCAAGGGCATCCTGAAGTACTACGACGCCCCGATCGTCTCCAGCGACATCGTCACCGATCCGCACTCGTCGCTCTACGACGCCGGGCTCACCAAGGTCATCGGCAACCAGGTCAAGGCCGTCTCCTGGTACGACAACGAGTGGGGTTACTCCAACCGTCTCGTCGACCTGACCGGACTGGTCAGCAAGTCGCTCTGA
- a CDS encoding phosphoglycerate kinase, with the protein MGVPTLKDLLDEGVSGRGVLVRSDFNVPLDGTTITDPGRILASLPTLSALVGAGAKVIITAHLGRPKGEPDPKYSLAPVAARLGEELGRNVQLAGDVVGTDALARAEGLTDGDVLLLENVRFDPRETSKDEAEREALAKALVELVGDDGAFVSDGFGVVHRKQASVYDVAKLLPHYAGDLVAAEVDVLSKLTDEVSRPYAVVLGGSKVSDKLGVIEALAPKVDTLVIGGGMAFTFLAAQGHSVGTSLLQEDQIGVCKDLLERFGDVIRLPVDVVVADKFAADAEAKTVPVEEIGEGWMGLDIGPESVKRFAAVLSGAETIFWNGPSGVFEFEKFSAGTRGVAEAIAATTKGGAFTVVGGGDSAAAVRTLGLPDSDFSHISTGGGASLEYLEGKELPGLKVLES; encoded by the coding sequence ATGGGCGTACCCACACTGAAAGACCTTCTGGACGAAGGCGTTTCGGGTCGGGGCGTGCTGGTCCGGTCGGATTTCAATGTTCCGCTCGACGGAACGACGATCACCGATCCGGGCCGCATCCTGGCCTCGCTGCCCACGCTGTCGGCGCTCGTCGGGGCCGGTGCCAAGGTGATCATCACCGCCCACCTCGGCCGCCCCAAGGGCGAGCCGGACCCGAAGTACTCGCTGGCGCCCGTCGCGGCGCGGCTCGGGGAGGAACTCGGACGCAACGTGCAACTGGCCGGTGACGTCGTCGGCACCGACGCGCTCGCGCGCGCCGAGGGACTGACCGACGGCGATGTCCTGCTGCTGGAGAATGTGCGGTTCGATCCCCGCGAGACCTCCAAGGACGAGGCCGAACGGGAGGCGCTGGCCAAGGCGCTCGTCGAACTCGTCGGCGACGACGGTGCCTTCGTCTCCGACGGGTTCGGGGTGGTGCACCGCAAGCAGGCCTCGGTCTACGATGTCGCCAAGTTGCTGCCGCACTACGCCGGTGACCTCGTCGCCGCGGAGGTCGATGTGCTGTCCAAGCTCACCGACGAGGTCTCCCGACCGTATGCGGTGGTGCTCGGCGGTTCCAAGGTGTCGGACAAGCTCGGCGTGATCGAGGCGCTGGCGCCGAAGGTGGACACGCTCGTCATCGGTGGCGGCATGGCCTTCACCTTCCTTGCCGCGCAGGGTCATTCGGTCGGAACGTCGTTGCTGCAGGAAGACCAGATCGGCGTCTGCAAGGACCTGCTGGAGCGATTCGGTGACGTGATCCGGCTGCCGGTCGACGTGGTGGTGGCCGACAAGTTCGCCGCCGACGCGGAGGCGAAGACGGTGCCTGTCGAGGAGATCGGCGAGGGCTGGATGGGCCTCGACATCGGGCCCGAGTCGGTCAAGCGGTTCGCCGCGGTGCTCTCGGGCGCCGAGACGATCTTCTGGAACGGCCCGTCGGGTGTCTTCGAGTTCGAGAAGTTCTCCGCCGGGACCCGTGGGGTGGCCGAGGCGATCGCGGCGACCACCAAGGGTGGCGCGTTCACCGTGGTCGGCGGCGGCGACTCCGCCGCAGCGGTGCGGACCCTGGGTCTGCCGGACTCGGACTTCTCGCACATATCGACCGGTGGCGGGGCGTCGCTGGAGTATCTGGAGGGCAAAGAGCTGCCCGGACTGAAAGTGCTGGAGAGCTGA